The Streptomyces sp. NBC_00306 sequence CTCACGGGCACCAGCGAGGCCACCGTGGTGCGCACCGCCCGTCTCCTCGGCTACCCCGGATACCGCGACCTGCGCCTCGCGCTGGCCGGCCTGGCCGCCCACCAGCAGTCCGGCCGCGCCCCCAGCGTCACCGCGGACATCGCCGTCGACGACCCCATCGCCGACGTCGTCACCAAGCTCGCCTACGACGAGCAGCAGACCCTCGCGGACACCGCCGCCGGGCTCGACACCGTCCAGCTCGGCGCGGCGGTCTCCGCCGCGGCCACCGCACGCCGCATCGACATCTACGGCGTCGGCGCGTCCTCGCTCGTCGGCATGGACCTCGCCCAGAAGCTGCTGCGCATCGGCCTGATCGCCCACGCCCACAGCGACCCCCACCTCGCCGTCACCAACGCCGTGCAGCTGCGCTCCGGCGACGTGGCCATCGCGATCACCCACTCGGGCTCCACCGGCGATGTCATCGAACCGCTGCGGGTCGCCTTCGACCGCGGGGCGACCACCGTCGCGATCACCGGCCGCCCGGACGGACCCGTCTCGCAGTACGCCGACCACGTACTGACCACGTCCACCGCGCGCGAGAGCGAGCTGCGCCCGGCCGCGATGTCCTCGCGCACCAGTCAGCTCCTCGTCGTCGACTGCCTGTTCATAGGCGTCGCGCAGCGCACGTACGAGACGGCGGCCCCTGCCCTCGCCGCCTCCTACGAGGCCCTCGCGCACCGGCACAGCCCGCGCTCCCGCTGATCACCCCCCTCATGAGAAAGCCGAGCCGCACCTCCATGACCTCCACGTCGCCCGCATACGGCGAACTCCGCGCTCAGCTGGCCACGCTCACCACCGAGGCGTTCCGGCCGGAGCTCGCCGACATCGACCAGCAGTCCACCCTCGAGATCGCCCGCATCATGAACGGCGAGGACCGCACCGTCCCCGACGCGGTCGCCGCCCAGCTGCCGCGGATCGCCGCCGCCATCGACGCCACCGCGGAGCGCATGTCCCGCGGCGGCCGGCTGGTGTACGCGGGCGCGGGCACGGCGGGCCGGCTCGGCGTGCTGGACGCCAGCGAGTGCCCGCCCACCTTCAACACCGACCCCTCCGAGGTGCTGGGCCTGATCGCGGGCGGGCCCTCCGCCATGGTCAAGGCCGTGGAGGGCGCGGAGGACAGCAAGGAACTGGCCGCCGCCGACCTGGACGGGCTCCGGCTGACCGCCGATGACACCGTCGTGGGGATCTCCGCATCGGGCCGCACCCCGTACGCCATCGGCGCCGTCGAGCACGCACGCGCCCTCGGCGCACTGACCGTCGGACTCTCCTGCAACGCGGACAGCGCACTCGCCGCGGCCGCCGACCACGGCATCGAGGTCGTCGTCGGACCCGAACTGCTGACCGGCTCGACACGGTTGAAGGCCGGTACGGCGCAGAAGCTCGTCCTCAACATGATCTCGACGATCACGATGATCCGGCTCGGCAAGACGTACGGAAACCTCATGGTCGACGTCCGCGCCTCCAACGAGAAGCTGCGGGCCCGCTCGCGGCGGATCGTGGCGCTCGCCACCGAAGCGGCCGACGAGGAGATCGAGGCGGCGCTCGCCGCCACGGACGGCGAGGTCAAGGAGGCGATCCTGACCATCCTGGCCGGTGTGGACGCCGCCACGGCCCGCCGTCTCCTTGACGAATCCCGGGGCCACCTCCGGGCCGCACTCCAGTCCGCTCTCTGATCCGCCCCTCCCTGGCACGTCCCCCGCCCCCGCACAGCAAGGCACCCGCACCATGAGCACGATCGATCACAAGGCGACGGCGGCAGCGATCCTCCCCCTCGTCGGAGGCGCCGCCAACGTCACGTCCGTCGCCCACTGCATGACCCGTCTCCGCCTCGGTCTGCGCGACCGTTCCCTCGTCCGGGACGAGGAACTCACCGCGCTGCCCGCCGTCATGGGGGTGGTCGACGACGACACCTACCAGATCGTGCTGGGACCGGGCACCGTCGCCCGCGTCACCCCCGAGTTCGAGGCACTGATCGCGGAGGCGCCGGTCACCGCGGAAGCGCTCGCCGACCGGGGTGCGGCCATCAGGGCGGAACGGAAGTCGCGCAACTCCACCCCCTTCAAGCTCTTCCTGCGGAAGATCGCGAACATCTTCGTCCCGCTGATCCCCGCCCTCATCGGCTGCGGCATCATCGCCGGTCTCAACGGCCTGCTCATCAACCTGGGTTGGCTGCCGTCCGTCACCCCCGCGCTCGCCGCCATGGCGAGCGGCTTCATGGCGCTGATCGCGGTCTTCGTCGGCTACAACACCGCGAAGGAGTTCGGCGGAACCCCGATCCTCGGCGGCGCGGTCGCCGCGATCATCGTCTTCCCCGGCGTCGCCAACATCGAGGCCTTCGGCCAGAAGCTCTCCCCCGGCCAGGGCGGAGTACTGGGCGCGCTCGCCGCGGCGATCCTCGCGGTGTACGTCGAGAAGTGGTGCCGCCGCGTGGTGCCGGCCTCCCTCGACGTCCTGGTCACCCCGACGCTGACCGTCCTCGTCTCCGGCCTGGTCACCAACTTCGGCCTGATGTTCGTGGCCGGTGAGATCTCCACGGCCATCGGCGACTTCGCCAACTGGCTGCTCGCCAGCGGCGGAGCGGGCGCCGGCTTCGTCCTCGGCGGACTCTTCCTCCCGCTGGTGATGCTCGGCCTCCACCAGGCGCTGATCCCCATCCACGCCACGCTCATCGAGCAGCAGGGCTTCACGGTCCTGCTCCCCATCCTGGCGATGGCGGGCGCGGGCCAGGTCGGCGCGGCGGTCGCCGTGTACGCCCGACTCCCGCACAA is a genomic window containing:
- a CDS encoding MurR/RpiR family transcriptional regulator, which codes for MTNPVKEIFSGDAPPAPAALAAKVRTLTPSMTRSMQRVAEAVAEDPAGCAALTVTGLAELTGTSEATVVRTARLLGYPGYRDLRLALAGLAAHQQSGRAPSVTADIAVDDPIADVVTKLAYDEQQTLADTAAGLDTVQLGAAVSAAATARRIDIYGVGASSLVGMDLAQKLLRIGLIAHAHSDPHLAVTNAVQLRSGDVAIAITHSGSTGDVIEPLRVAFDRGATTVAITGRPDGPVSQYADHVLTTSTARESELRPAAMSSRTSQLLVVDCLFIGVAQRTYETAAPALAASYEALAHRHSPRSR
- a CDS encoding PTS transporter subunit EIIC; the encoded protein is MSTIDHKATAAAILPLVGGAANVTSVAHCMTRLRLGLRDRSLVRDEELTALPAVMGVVDDDTYQIVLGPGTVARVTPEFEALIAEAPVTAEALADRGAAIRAERKSRNSTPFKLFLRKIANIFVPLIPALIGCGIIAGLNGLLINLGWLPSVTPALAAMASGFMALIAVFVGYNTAKEFGGTPILGGAVAAIIVFPGVANIEAFGQKLSPGQGGVLGALAAAILAVYVEKWCRRVVPASLDVLVTPTLTVLVSGLVTNFGLMFVAGEISTAIGDFANWLLASGGAGAGFVLGGLFLPLVMLGLHQALIPIHATLIEQQGFTVLLPILAMAGAGQVGAAVAVYARLPHNTSIRNTIKSALPAGVLGVGEPLIYGVSLPLGRPFITACIGGAFGGGFVGLFNMLGDKVGSTAIGPSGWALFPLVDGNKGLGETIAIYAGGLLAGYAVGFLATYWFGFTKQMLTDLNAAPAEAAPDAKQREFSPAGV
- the murQ gene encoding N-acetylmuramic acid 6-phosphate etherase; translated protein: MRKPSRTSMTSTSPAYGELRAQLATLTTEAFRPELADIDQQSTLEIARIMNGEDRTVPDAVAAQLPRIAAAIDATAERMSRGGRLVYAGAGTAGRLGVLDASECPPTFNTDPSEVLGLIAGGPSAMVKAVEGAEDSKELAAADLDGLRLTADDTVVGISASGRTPYAIGAVEHARALGALTVGLSCNADSALAAAADHGIEVVVGPELLTGSTRLKAGTAQKLVLNMISTITMIRLGKTYGNLMVDVRASNEKLRARSRRIVALATEAADEEIEAALAATDGEVKEAILTILAGVDAATARRLLDESRGHLRAALQSAL